One Ignavibacterium sp. DNA segment encodes these proteins:
- a CDS encoding RHS repeat-associated core domain-containing protein: MISKVVTGAYDNLYLTNTILEGTYEAQNTITAETNVIVNGTATLKAGNTISLKPGFHAAYGNNFTAMIEAVPNTAKRFYYLKDHLGSIRVVVNELGEIVSSDDYDPWGMILNGRSTNSAYTNSKYKFTAKERDTETGYDYFGARYYDSRIGRWLQVDPLAEKYFGWSPYNYTLNNPLKKI; encoded by the coding sequence TTGATTAGCAAAGTTGTAACAGGTGCTTATGATAATTTGTATTTAACAAATACAATACTTGAAGGCACGTACGAAGCACAGAACACTATCACTGCTGAAACAAATGTAATTGTAAACGGAACGGCAACACTTAAAGCCGGAAACACAATAAGTCTTAAACCTGGTTTTCACGCAGCTTATGGAAATAATTTTACAGCAATGATTGAAGCAGTACCAAACACAGCAAAACGCTTTTACTATTTGAAAGACCACCTTGGCAGTATTAGAGTTGTAGTAAATGAATTGGGCGAGATAGTAAGCAGCGACGACTACGATCCTTGGGGAATGATATTAAACGGAAGAAGTACTAACAGTGCTTACACAAATTCAAAGTATAAGTTTACCGCTAAAGAAAGAGACACAGAGACCGGCTACGACTACTTCGGTGCAAGGTATTACGACAGCAGGATTGGAAGATGGCTGCAGGTAGATCCGCTTGCAGAAAAATATTTTGGATGGAGTCCGTATAATTATACTTTAAATAATCCATTAAAAAAGATTTAA
- a CDS encoding TonB-dependent receptor codes for MRNIFLFTFQIFIISISLLSFNSQAQAPGRLRGVVTDSTNGEVLAFCNIVIEDLKIGAATDKRGMFVLNKLPANTEMTVMVSYIGYKTKKISFLLKPDELLDLKIQMTPLNIELNAVEKIGERYVDKNVTDLGLEIISMRQLEVIPKGVETDVMRSLQYLSGVSSTGDISARYYVRGGSSDQNLVLLNGITLYAPFHSLGLFSSIEPDMINSIEFFKGGFTSEYSGRLSSILNVITKDGNKNAFNASASASFLTGKGMIQGPIPNGSFMLSGRFSYSDKILKSFLDQKTVPVNFYDIAAKINYSSPDIFNNAKFSLFAFITDDKIKYSDPLRESYLWKNNLLGFEWLQVYDAPVFSRLGISLSKFEGKIIPNGSNLKPLVNNLQDISISFDLNAVFDSKDQIDIGLLIKLMDSELRLENKSGIESDISRFTGNISAYAKYKLLRFENFGLDIGSRINVSGLNTNSSGKLEPRVSLTYNPIGDLIIKGSAGIYLQEMTTISDEDEIISVFDPWIIIPDYLNPATGYSLSGGIQYNLSSNSNIQIEAYHRNSNNTPVLNDEKYFNFDPDLVEGSQESYGWEFTYDLTETSFSLSASYSLSWAYKKIDSYIYYPKYDSRHSGNLMFSCNPGAGWNLTSIWSVYSGLPFTEIISYYDKYNLVNPFEITPGASDYVPYLILADKNLGRLPSYHRLDIGLSKKIAIASTIITLSIDAINVYNRKNIFYYERDTGRRVNMLPFLLTGTVKIEI; via the coding sequence TTGCGGAATATTTTCTTATTCACTTTTCAGATATTTATAATATCCATTTCACTTTTGAGCTTTAACTCGCAGGCACAGGCACCTGGCAGACTGCGTGGAGTAGTTACTGATTCAACAAATGGTGAAGTGCTTGCTTTTTGTAATATAGTTATTGAAGATTTAAAAATCGGAGCTGCTACTGATAAGCGGGGAATGTTTGTTCTGAATAAACTTCCGGCTAATACCGAGATGACCGTTATGGTATCTTACATCGGATACAAAACAAAAAAAATTTCTTTTCTGTTAAAGCCTGATGAATTATTAGATCTCAAAATACAGATGACTCCATTAAATATTGAATTAAATGCTGTAGAAAAAATCGGGGAAAGATATGTTGATAAAAATGTAACTGATCTTGGGCTTGAAATTATTTCTATGAGGCAGCTCGAAGTTATACCCAAAGGTGTTGAAACAGATGTTATGAGATCTCTTCAATATTTATCTGGAGTAAGTTCTACCGGGGATATCTCTGCAAGATATTATGTACGGGGCGGAAGCAGTGATCAGAATCTTGTTTTACTTAATGGGATTACTTTATATGCACCATTCCATTCACTCGGTTTGTTCAGTTCAATAGAACCTGATATGATAAATTCAATTGAGTTTTTTAAAGGAGGATTTACATCAGAATATTCAGGCAGATTGTCTTCAATTTTGAATGTGATTACAAAAGATGGAAATAAAAACGCATTTAACGCATCTGCCAGCGCAAGTTTTTTAACAGGTAAAGGAATGATTCAAGGTCCGATTCCGAATGGTTCTTTTATGCTCTCAGGTAGATTCAGTTATTCGGACAAAATCCTGAAAAGTTTTTTAGATCAAAAAACTGTTCCTGTAAATTTTTATGATATAGCAGCCAAAATTAATTATTCAAGTCCTGATATTTTTAACAATGCAAAGTTCAGTTTGTTTGCATTTATAACTGATGACAAAATAAAATATTCTGATCCGTTAAGAGAATCTTATTTATGGAAAAATAATTTATTAGGATTTGAATGGCTTCAGGTTTATGATGCCCCGGTTTTTTCCAGACTCGGGATATCTTTAAGTAAATTTGAAGGTAAAATAATTCCTAACGGAAGTAATTTGAAACCTTTAGTGAATAATCTGCAGGATATTTCAATTTCTTTCGATTTAAATGCTGTGTTTGATAGTAAAGATCAGATTGATATTGGTTTGTTAATTAAGCTGATGGATTCTGAATTGCGTTTAGAAAACAAAAGCGGAATTGAATCCGATATTTCCAGATTTACAGGCAATATCAGTGCTTATGCAAAGTATAAACTTTTAAGATTTGAAAATTTTGGTCTTGATATTGGATCGAGAATTAATGTATCAGGATTAAATACAAATTCCTCCGGCAAATTGGAACCAAGAGTCAGCTTAACTTATAACCCAATCGGAGATTTAATAATTAAAGGCTCAGCCGGAATTTATCTGCAAGAGATGACAACAATATCTGATGAAGATGAAATCATTTCTGTTTTTGATCCGTGGATTATAATTCCTGATTATCTGAATCCAGCAACGGGATATAGTCTTTCAGGCGGTATTCAATATAACTTATCTTCAAATTCAAATATCCAGATTGAAGCCTATCACAGGAATTCAAATAATACTCCGGTCTTAAATGATGAAAAGTACTTTAATTTTGATCCTGATTTAGTAGAAGGCAGTCAGGAATCCTACGGCTGGGAATTTACTTACGATTTAACTGAAACAAGTTTTAGTTTATCTGCTTCTTACTCTTTAAGCTGGGCTTATAAGAAAATTGACAGCTATATATATTATCCAAAATACGATTCAAGACATTCAGGTAATTTAATGTTTAGCTGCAATCCCGGAGCAGGCTGGAATCTTACTTCCATTTGGTCGGTTTATTCCGGATTACCATTTACCGAAATAATTTCTTACTATGATAAATATAATCTTGTAAATCCATTTGAAATAACACCAGGTGCGTCTGATTATGTTCCCTACCTTATTCTTGCTGATAAGAATCTTGGCAGGCTGCCATCTTACCACAGATTAGATATTGGTTTATCAAAAAAGATCGCAATTGCATCAACTATTATTACCTTAAGTATCGATGCAATTAATGTGTATAACAGAAAAAATATTTTTTATTATGAACGTGATACAGGAAGAAGAGTAAATATGCTGCCATTCCTGTTAACCGGAACTGTGAAGATAGAGATATGA
- a CDS encoding DUF4249 family protein, with product MKYLRIIIVVNIVLSFSGCDDSFNPYTTFKEKYSLVSILRSDTTLQIATITKNYLDENNNSAHKLLFEKNADVRIWYGDSVYRLRDTVLTSDAGEDSIQCYYTQKFSVGTEKLIEIEALLSNGKRLKAISETPSKIEFKNTSEVIIPPIGKNVVQVYWTPAGSQNFYQARLKMKCEFVENGINKIFYRVLPNSISVSEGKQYAVFPKASRNNYVVYNLDAINWYLQALADSLSEPVKFSIHQNLVLELLTFDLELSRYISISTSSIDNYSIRFDEGDYTNINGGLGIFGSQIKTNYSKLKFIDSYIRGFKFNFIYDTK from the coding sequence ATGAAGTACTTGCGAATAATAATCGTGGTAAATATTGTTTTATCATTTTCAGGTTGTGATGATTCTTTTAATCCTTATACAACCTTCAAAGAGAAGTATTCTCTGGTCAGCATATTAAGATCTGATACTACTTTGCAGATTGCAACGATTACTAAAAATTATCTTGATGAAAATAATAACTCAGCACATAAATTATTATTTGAAAAAAATGCAGATGTAAGAATTTGGTACGGTGATTCTGTTTATAGATTAAGAGATACAGTCTTGACTTCTGATGCAGGCGAGGATTCAATACAATGTTACTATACTCAAAAATTTTCTGTTGGAACCGAAAAGTTAATTGAAATTGAGGCTTTGCTTTCAAATGGAAAAAGACTGAAAGCGATTTCTGAAACTCCATCTAAAATAGAATTTAAAAATACAAGCGAAGTAATTATCCCGCCAATCGGAAAAAATGTTGTTCAGGTTTACTGGACACCTGCAGGAAGTCAGAACTTTTATCAGGCTCGTTTGAAAATGAAATGTGAGTTTGTTGAAAACGGGATCAATAAAATATTTTATAGAGTATTACCAAATTCAATTTCAGTCAGTGAAGGAAAACAATATGCTGTTTTTCCAAAAGCTTCCAGAAATAATTATGTCGTTTATAATCTTGATGCAATCAACTGGTACCTGCAAGCTTTAGCTGATTCACTATCGGAACCTGTTAAATTCAGTATCCACCAGAATTTAGTTTTGGAATTACTGACATTTGATCTGGAACTATCTCGATATATTTCAATATCTACAAGCAGTATCGATAATTATTCGATTAGATTTGATGAAGGCGACTATACAAATATAAATGGCGGACTAGGAATTTTCGGCTCGCAGATAAAAACGAATTATTCTAAGCTGAAGTTTATTGATAGTTATATAAGAGGTTTCAAGTTTAACTTTATTTATGATACAAAGTAA
- a CDS encoding PEGA domain-containing protein → MFLNRLRNSLSSVLILLLLLSCDKEVSVSPEEPQPFKGKLIVHSEPAGFSIFLNHKNTGSITPDSLLFMDPGNYQITLKKKYFRDTSIVIHLDIDQEVLLDVDLLNNQAMYGKLNIFSIPAGAAIYINDSLTQKVTPFTFTHLLPGEYKIKLTYPQFRSISFDVAVTSSQTSSYSKALQDTSVWVDYLVSNSGLTSNILSSIAIDDFGNKWIGSIDKGLIKFDDVEFINYNTSNSGIPSNRVLTVEVDQFNIVWVGTQNGIGRFDGTSWIVYNKNNSGLRSDEVYSVKIDPQNTLWAGTSSGLYKFDGNSWNRYNDSLLSIWANDIELDDSNIWIATNDGIVKFTDGAFQYYQQPDYNYPSIIVSSTAKDMIGNIWFCHKNYKTSRNGISYFNGTQFVNFYPGSNLNSMNHISVDMFNNKWISTNEGLVKLSSNNNMLIYNRSNSLISSDIVSSSAIDKNGILWITNAFNGLNKFKFNTN, encoded by the coding sequence ATGTTTCTAAACCGATTAAGAAATAGTTTATCATCTGTTTTAATTTTGTTATTGTTATTAAGTTGTGATAAAGAAGTATCCGTCAGTCCAGAAGAACCACAACCGTTTAAAGGTAAATTAATTGTTCATTCTGAACCGGCAGGATTTTCGATTTTTTTAAATCACAAAAATACTGGTTCAATAACTCCTGATAGTTTACTGTTTATGGATCCGGGCAATTATCAAATTACATTGAAGAAAAAATATTTCAGAGATACATCTATTGTAATTCACTTAGATATAGATCAGGAAGTATTGTTAGATGTTGATCTGTTGAATAATCAGGCTATGTACGGAAAGTTAAACATATTTAGTATTCCTGCCGGTGCTGCAATCTATATAAACGATTCTCTAACTCAAAAAGTTACTCCATTTACTTTTACTCATTTATTACCTGGTGAGTACAAAATTAAATTAACTTATCCTCAATTCCGGTCAATATCATTTGATGTTGCAGTAACAAGCAGTCAAACAAGCTCTTATTCAAAAGCATTACAGGATACTTCTGTGTGGGTTGATTATCTGGTATCAAACTCGGGGCTTACAAGTAATATTCTCAGCAGTATTGCAATTGATGATTTCGGAAATAAATGGATTGGCTCAATTGATAAAGGTTTAATAAAGTTTGATGATGTTGAATTTATTAATTACAACACATCTAATTCAGGGATCCCAAGTAACCGAGTTTTGACTGTTGAAGTTGACCAGTTTAATATTGTATGGGTCGGTACTCAAAATGGAATTGGAAGATTTGATGGCACAAGCTGGATTGTTTACAATAAAAATAATTCAGGACTTCGCTCAGATGAAGTATATTCTGTAAAAATTGATCCGCAAAATACACTTTGGGCAGGAACTTCATCCGGTCTTTATAAATTCGATGGTAATTCATGGAACAGATATAATGATTCGTTATTATCAATCTGGGCTAATGATATCGAATTAGATGATAGTAATATTTGGATTGCAACCAATGATGGAATTGTTAAGTTTACTGATGGAGCATTTCAGTATTATCAACAGCCCGATTATAATTATCCTTCAATTATCGTTTCATCAACTGCTAAAGATATGATTGGTAATATTTGGTTCTGTCATAAAAATTATAAAACATCAAGAAATGGAATCTCATATTTTAACGGAACTCAATTTGTTAATTTTTATCCCGGTTCAAACTTAAACTCAATGAATCATATAAGTGTTGATATGTTTAATAACAAATGGATTTCTACTAATGAAGGTTTGGTAAAACTGAGTTCAAATAATAATATGCTTATATATAATAGATCTAATTCACTGATTAGTTCAGATATAGTCTCTTCGTCTGCAATAGACAAGAACGGCATTCTTTGGATTACTAATGCTTTTAACGGATTAAATAAGTTTAAGTTTAATACAAATTAA
- a CDS encoding S28 family serine protease: protein MKTIRFILIIILFQSAVFAQDSDLLKWLKNQPDIEVVNKLDSKNFSEVYEIFVTQPVDHNNPDGLKFKEQIFLSHIDKDKPMVIELDGYAVENRPAELAKILDCNQIMVEHRYFGESVPAPFDWKYLTIEQAANDHHRIIELFKKYYAGKWITTGISKGGSCVIFHSYFFPDDVDVSVPYVGPLNYSIDDNRVYEWIKSVSTPECREKVFNFQKLCFEKRDELYPMFLKNAENKKLTYDIVGNEKAYEYAVLEFSFAYWQWSDGDCSKIPDNNSSLEDIWNELSNYGGVTYFDDASITGIYPFFYQCYTEFGYYAYDVAPFKEYIKYADGQTPFFIPKDSNPTYDPRLLKKINDWASNKSKNFIYIYGGNDPWTSTGVQLTGKTNSIKMVCPNGSHGSKIRSFSRKDQELIYSRLENWLGIQIER from the coding sequence ATGAAAACCATTAGATTCATTTTAATCATTATCCTATTTCAATCAGCAGTATTTGCTCAGGATTCTGACCTGCTAAAGTGGTTAAAAAACCAGCCTGATATTGAAGTAGTAAATAAACTTGATTCAAAAAACTTTTCTGAAGTATATGAAATATTTGTTACACAGCCAGTTGATCACAATAATCCTGATGGATTAAAATTTAAGGAGCAAATATTTTTATCGCATATTGATAAAGATAAACCGATGGTGATTGAACTTGATGGTTATGCTGTTGAAAACAGACCTGCAGAGCTGGCAAAAATATTGGATTGTAATCAGATAATGGTTGAGCATAGATATTTTGGTGAATCAGTTCCCGCTCCGTTTGATTGGAAATATCTTACTATTGAACAGGCAGCAAATGATCATCACAGAATAATCGAATTGTTTAAAAAATATTACGCAGGCAAATGGATTACTACAGGTATCAGTAAAGGCGGCTCTTGTGTAATATTTCACAGCTATTTTTTCCCTGATGATGTAGATGTTTCTGTGCCTTATGTTGGTCCGTTAAATTATTCTATTGATGATAATCGTGTTTATGAATGGATAAAATCTGTATCAACTCCTGAATGCAGAGAAAAAGTATTTAATTTTCAAAAATTATGTTTTGAAAAAAGAGATGAGCTTTACCCGATGTTTTTGAAGAATGCTGAAAATAAAAAACTAACTTATGATATTGTTGGTAATGAAAAAGCTTATGAGTACGCGGTACTGGAATTCTCTTTTGCATACTGGCAATGGTCTGATGGTGATTGTTCGAAAATACCGGATAATAATTCCTCACTTGAAGACATCTGGAATGAATTATCAAACTACGGAGGTGTTACTTATTTTGATGACGCAAGTATTACAGGAATCTATCCTTTTTTCTATCAGTGTTATACTGAGTTTGGATATTATGCTTATGATGTAGCTCCATTTAAAGAATATATTAAATATGCTGATGGACAGACTCCATTCTTTATTCCGAAAGACTCAAATCCAACTTATGATCCGAGACTGCTAAAGAAGATAAATGATTGGGCTTCGAACAAAAGTAAAAATTTTATTTATATCTATGGCGGCAATGATCCATGGACATCTACAGGTGTTCAATTAACCGGAAAAACAAATTCAATTAAAATGGTTTGTCCTAATGGTTCTCACGGTTCAAAAATAAGAAGCTTTTCCAGAAAGGATCAGGAATTAATTTATTCACGGTTGGAGAACTGGCTGGGTATTCAAATTGAAAGATAA
- a CDS encoding efflux RND transporter periplasmic adaptor subunit, with the protein MDTKNADLSSLKINRSNREDGSTYKTGIYIAAVVILLIVIGYFIVPKLISSAVQVKLSTAVLQRPGQTAASLNASGYVVAQRKAAIASKGTGRLIYLGVVEGDKVKKDQIIARLENTDILAQLDEAKANLDLVQADLINAENTFDRERELFNKGLSSQQLFDQAEANYNRFLASIEVAKARIKQYEVALENTLIRAPFDGTVLTKNAEVGEIVAPFGGSTTSKTAVVTIADMSSLLVEADVSESNIEMIRLNQDCEITLDAYPEKSYAAYVFKIVPTADRSKATVLVKVGFKNYDSRVLPEMSAKVSFFTKSIDTSVVNQKPVLVIPASSVRSEDGKSYIFTISDNKAVKNEITVGQKFDSYVEVISGLRSGQKVISELNDKIKDGVEVKLAE; encoded by the coding sequence ATGGATACAAAAAACGCAGACTTATCGTCTCTAAAGATTAATAGATCTAATAGAGAAGATGGGAGTACTTACAAGACTGGAATTTATATTGCAGCAGTGGTAATCCTACTTATTGTAATTGGATATTTTATTGTTCCCAAACTTATAAGTAGTGCTGTTCAGGTCAAATTATCAACTGCAGTTTTACAAAGACCAGGTCAGACGGCTGCCTCATTAAATGCAAGTGGTTATGTTGTTGCTCAAAGAAAAGCTGCTATTGCTTCAAAGGGAACCGGCAGATTGATTTATCTTGGAGTTGTAGAAGGTGATAAAGTAAAGAAAGATCAAATCATTGCTCGTCTTGAAAATACAGATATACTTGCTCAGCTTGATGAAGCAAAAGCCAATCTTGATTTAGTACAAGCAGATTTGATAAATGCTGAAAATACTTTTGATCGTGAACGTGAATTATTTAATAAAGGTTTAAGCTCTCAGCAGCTGTTTGATCAGGCTGAGGCAAATTATAATAGATTTCTTGCATCAATTGAAGTAGCCAAAGCCAGAATAAAACAATATGAAGTTGCACTTGAGAATACTTTAATCAGGGCACCGTTTGATGGAACTGTTTTAACTAAGAATGCAGAAGTCGGTGAAATTGTTGCACCATTTGGCGGAAGCACAACTTCTAAAACTGCTGTTGTTACAATTGCTGATATGAGCTCGTTACTTGTTGAAGCTGATGTTTCTGAGTCAAACATTGAGATGATCCGGTTAAATCAGGATTGTGAAATAACTCTTGATGCATATCCTGAAAAAAGTTACGCTGCTTATGTATTTAAAATTGTTCCAACTGCTGATAGGTCAAAAGCAACTGTGCTGGTTAAAGTCGGATTCAAAAATTATGATTCAAGAGTTTTGCCTGAAATGAGCGCTAAAGTTTCTTTCTTTACAAAATCTATTGATACTTCAGTTGTAAATCAGAAACCGGTTTTGGTAATTCCTGCTTCATCCGTTAGAAGTGAAGATGGTAAAAGTTATATCTTCACAATCTCTGATAATAAAGCTGTTAAGAACGAAATAACTGTCGGGCAGAAGTTTGACTCTTATGTAGAAGTGATTTCAGGTTTACGATCAGGGCAAAAAGTAATTTCTGAACTTAATGATAAAATAAAAGATGGTGTTGAAGTAAAATTAGCTGAGTAA
- a CDS encoding ABC transporter ATP-binding protein, which produces MSSIITIQNVFKSYSRNKIEIPVLNNISLNVEKGEFLALMGPSGSGKTTLLNMIAGIDKPSAGEIIVNDTVISSLGESALAKWRANNVGFIFQFYNLIPVLTAFENVELPLFLTKLTKAERKKQVETALTLVGLGDRMHHSPKQLSGGQEQRVAIARAIVTDPVLIVADEPTGDLDRNSAEEILILLGRLNREFQKTIIMVTHDPHAAESAKLIKHIDKGDLVGA; this is translated from the coding sequence ATGTCATCAATAATAACAATTCAAAATGTTTTCAAATCTTATTCGCGGAATAAAATTGAAATTCCTGTTTTAAATAATATTAGTTTAAATGTTGAAAAAGGCGAATTTTTAGCTTTGATGGGTCCTTCAGGTTCAGGTAAAACTACTTTGTTAAATATGATTGCAGGAATTGATAAACCAAGTGCCGGAGAAATTATTGTCAATGATACTGTTATTTCTTCTCTTGGAGAATCAGCTCTTGCAAAATGGAGGGCAAATAATGTCGGATTCATTTTTCAGTTTTATAATTTGATTCCGGTTCTGACTGCTTTTGAAAATGTTGAACTGCCTCTGTTTTTGACTAAACTAACTAAAGCAGAAAGAAAGAAGCAGGTAGAAACTGCATTAACACTTGTTGGTTTGGGTGACCGGATGCATCACTCGCCAAAACAGCTTTCTGGCGGGCAGGAGCAGCGGGTTGCAATTGCAAGAGCAATTGTTACAGATCCTGTTTTAATTGTTGCAGATGAACCTACAGGTGATCTTGACAGAAATTCTGCAGAAGAAATATTGATATTACTTGGAAGACTTAACAGGGAGTTCCAAAAGACAATTATTATGGTAACACACGATCCCCACGCTGCTGAAAGCGCAAAGCTAATTAAGCATATTGATAAAGGTGATTTGGTAGGAGCATAA
- a CDS encoding FtsX-like permease family protein, translating to MKILKIIFANALRHKLRTTLTILGIAIAVIAFGVLRTVVTVWDSSVDAAAANRLITRQAVSFIFPLPYAYKEKIKSVEGVKEVSFANWFGGVYKDKNNFFTRMCVDADTYFDVLPEFLISPEELENFKKERNACVIGQEIATQYNLKLGDQMVLDGDIFPGRWEFVIRGIYKPKNNNTDGTQMLFHWDYIDERMKVESPARAGSVNWYIVQISDPNNAAEVSEKIDALFKNSSAETKTETEKAFTQGFVSASGAIITAMNFMSFVIIGIIMLVLANTMIMAARERTREYAVLKTLGFSAFHIVGLILGESLVIAMIGGGIGISLTYPIVAGFEQAMPKGFFPFFYIEPITTILALSAAIIIGILASIFPIQRALKTSIVDGFRFVG from the coding sequence ATGAAAATCCTGAAAATAATTTTTGCAAATGCATTGCGACACAAGTTAAGAACAACACTTACAATTCTTGGAATTGCTATTGCAGTGATTGCTTTTGGTGTTTTAAGAACTGTTGTTACGGTTTGGGATTCTAGTGTTGATGCCGCAGCTGCAAATAGACTGATTACACGACAGGCAGTCTCGTTTATCTTTCCGTTGCCTTATGCATATAAAGAAAAAATAAAAAGTGTTGAGGGTGTTAAAGAAGTTAGTTTTGCTAATTGGTTTGGCGGAGTTTATAAAGATAAAAATAACTTTTTTACAAGAATGTGTGTAGATGCTGACACTTATTTTGATGTGCTGCCTGAATTTTTAATCTCTCCTGAGGAACTTGAAAATTTTAAGAAAGAGAGAAACGCTTGTGTTATCGGGCAGGAAATTGCTACTCAGTATAATCTGAAGCTTGGAGATCAAATGGTTCTGGATGGTGATATTTTCCCAGGAAGATGGGAGTTTGTTATACGAGGAATCTATAAGCCAAAAAATAACAATACAGATGGCACACAAATGCTTTTTCACTGGGATTATATTGATGAAAGAATGAAAGTTGAATCTCCCGCACGTGCTGGCAGTGTTAACTGGTATATTGTACAGATTTCAGACCCTAACAATGCGGCAGAAGTATCTGAAAAAATTGATGCATTGTTTAAAAATTCATCTGCTGAAACTAAAACTGAAACTGAAAAAGCTTTTACCCAGGGATTTGTATCTGCTTCGGGGGCAATAATTACTGCAATGAATTTTATGTCGTTTGTAATTATCGGAATTATAATGCTTGTTCTGGCTAATACAATGATTATGGCTGCAAGAGAACGAACTCGTGAATACGCAGTGTTAAAAACACTCGGCTTTTCAGCTTTTCATATTGTTGGCTTAATTTTAGGAGAATCGTTAGTTATTGCTATGATTGGCGGCGGAATTGGAATTTCTTTAACTTATCCAATTGTTGCAGGATTTGAACAAGCAATGCCAAAAGGATTCTTCCCATTCTTTTACATCGAACCAATTACTACCATACTGGCTTTAAGTGCAGCTATTATTATAGGAATCCTGGCTTCAATTTTCCCGATTCAACGCGCATTAAAAACCAGCATTGTTGATGGTTTTAGATTTGTTGGATAA